The following coding sequences are from one Eriocheir sinensis breed Jianghai 21 chromosome 13, ASM2467909v1, whole genome shotgun sequence window:
- the LOC126998010 gene encoding T-cell activation inhibitor, mitochondrial-like produces MIILPLRQTGWRFILSARASQVLPELSRQQCCGLSSAEVTTALRPFYFLVHPDLFAQHPRAQHINDASLKLLNNHIDLLINDQRPSPVSLQFYIRNKNMEGNLHTVDLRLNKPSLRDTVHGILSVFHLPTKYVDSLPQQPNKPDRKIMWSRSFYDNATIFNPEEELSTVQKKDDLYSWLVKNMGEAEKRLAVSEPVRKDIANLQKQLVEELGLTKLTWQRGLGTTHLRGCLQGLRSLMMHHHEVKDIIRGRAVHFGNETGVSFEGGVILSTSEVRNQWLKLIVKLPEQDAILQRIPDMQKAVSNALRDIQITQRKYQSYVLLENYIQHLRRLVTALGDYRGRDAFPKNWPESLSSLQLVVESAAGPLMLSPTGQILAPSSCPPWLLVNFITENMEQAEKMITNYEGIKDREKQLYEECKRELGLEFLEKDDSVMPDMMIQCLERLLKAAYRLSPLLTGARLWVTHYYAVMLDGEVCVPWDWDTA; encoded by the exons ATGATCATCCTGCCCCTCCGCCAGACAGGATGGAG ATTTATCTTGTCGGCGAGAGCATCACAAGTCCTTCCCGAGCTGTCGAGGCAGCAGTGCTGTGGTCTGTCCTCTGCGGAAGTCACCACAGCTTTGCGACCTTTCTACTTCTTGGTCCACCCTGACCTGTTTGCACAGCACCCGCGCGCCCAACACATCAATGATGCCTCCCTCAAGCTCCTCAACAACCACATCGACCTTCTCATCAACGACCAGCGACCCAGTCCTGTCAGTCTTCAGTTCTACATCAGAAATAAGAATATGGAAG GCAACCTCCACACTGTTGACCTCCGCCTCAACAAGCCCTCCCTGCGAGACACTGTCCACGGGATCCTCAGTGTCTTTCATCTCCCCACCAAGTACGTGGACAGCCTCCCGCAGCAGCCCAACAAACCCGACAGGAAGATCATGTGGTCTCGCTCCTTTTATGACAATGCCACCATCTTCAACCCAGAGGAGGAGCTGTCGACTGTGCAGAAAAAAGATGATCTATA CTCATGGCTCGTCAAGAACATGGGCGAGGCTGAGAAGCGACTGGCAGTGAGTGAGCCCGTACGGAAAGACATCGCAAACCTTCAGAAACAGCTGGTGGAGGAGCTGGGGCTGACCAAACTCACATGGCAGCGAGGCCTCGGCACCACACACCTGCGGGGCTGCCTTCAGGGCCTCCGCTCCCTCATGATGCACCACCATGAGGTGAAGGACATCATCAGGG GCCGAGCAGTTCACTTTGGCAATGAGACGGGTGTGAGCTTTGAGGGCGGCGTCATTCTCAGCACCTCAGAAGTCCGGAATCAGTGGCTCAAG CTGATTGTGAAGCTTCCCGAGCAGGACGCAATCTTACAGCGCATTCCAGACATGCAAAAGGCTGTGTCCAATGCCTTGAGGGACATTCAGATCACACAGAG GAAGTACCAGTCCTACGTACTCTTGGAAAACTACATCCAGCACCTGCGTCGTCTGGTCACAGCCCTTGGGGACTACCGAGGCCGTGACGCCTTCCCCAAGAATTGGCCAGAGTCCCTGTCCTCCCTGCAGCTTGTGGTGGAATC AGCTGCAGGACCCCTGATGCTGTCCCCCACAGGTCAGATTCTGGctccttcctcctgccctccatggCTTCTAGTCAACTTCATCACAGAGAACATGGAACAGGCAGAGAAAATGATCACAAACTACGAAGG catcaAGGACCGTGAGAAGCAGCTGTATGAGGAGTGCAAGAGGGAGCTTGGCCTCGAGTTCTTAGAGAAGGATGACTCGGTGATGCCTGATATGATGATACAGTGTCTTGAGAGGCTCCTGAAGGCTGCCTACCGCCTCTCCCCGCTTCTGACCGGGGCAAGGCTCTGGGTGACGCACTACTACGCTGTCATGCTGGATGGGGAGGTGTGTGTGCCCTGGGACTGGGACACAGCGTGA